A genome region from Erigeron canadensis isolate Cc75 chromosome 3, C_canadensis_v1, whole genome shotgun sequence includes the following:
- the LOC122592527 gene encoding CBL-interacting serine/threonine-protein kinase 24 isoform X3 gives MMKRVTKKVGKYEIGRTIGEGTFAKVKIAKDTETGEAVAVKVLAKTTILKHKMVDQIKREISIMKIVRHPNIVRLHEVLSSHTKIYIILEFVSGGELFDRIVHKQKLSEKDARGYFQQLIDAVSHCHSKGVYHRDLKPENLLLDAEERLKVSDFGLSALSQEGVELLYTTCGTPNYIAPEVLRKRGYDGAAADIWSCGVILYVLLTGYLPFEESDLPTLYKKVSAAEFSYPLWFPSGAKSLIDKILDPNPKTRIRIDGIRKHPWFQMNYISISQGEECDVCLDDVRAVFEDIEDQYVMEKSEEKIAPLTMNAFEMITLSQGLNLSALFDRRQVVYLTHYRIM, from the exons ATGATGAAGAGAGTTACGAAGAAGGTTGGTAAATACGAGATTGGTCGTACCATCGGTGAGGGAACGTTTGCGAAGGTCAAGATTGCCAAAGATACTGAGACCGGTGAAGCTGTTGCTGTCAAGGTTTTGGCTAAAACTACGATATTGAAGCATAAAATGGTTGATCAG ATTAAAAGGGAGATCTCCATAATGAAGATAGTGAGACATCCCAATATTGTGAGACTGCATGAG GTCTTGTCTAGCCatacaaagatatatataatactgGAATTTGTCTCTGGAGGGGAGCTTTTTGACAGAATT GTTCACAAACAAAAGCTCTCAGAGAAAGATGCTAGAGGATACTTTCAACAGCTTATTGATGCGGTTTCCCATTGCCATTCCAAGGGTGTGTACCATAGGGATTTAAAG CCAGAAAATCTTCTTCTTGATGCCGAAGAAAGGCTGAAGGTTTCTGATTTTGGACTCAGTGCACTGTCACAAGAA GGTGTTGAACTTCTATATACCACTTGTGGAACCCCAAATTACATTGCACCAGAG GTATTAAGGAAGCGTGGATATGACGGTGCTGCTGCTGACATCTGGTCATGTGGAGTCATCCTTTATGTCCTATTGACTGGATATCTTCCATTTGAGGAGTCAGATCTTCCAACTTTGTATAAAAAG GTCAGTGCAGCCGAGTTTTCATATCCGCTTTGGTTCCCTTCTGGTGCAAAGTCTTTAATAGACAAGATACTTGATCCAAACCCCAAAACA CGTATACGGATTGATGGGATAAGGAAACATCCGTGGTTCCAGATGAACTATATTTCAATCAGCCAGGGAGAAGAATGTGATGTGTGTTTGGATGATGTTCGTGCAGTTTTCGAGGACATTGAG GATCAATATGTGATGGAAAAATCTGAGGAGAAAATTGCCCCTTTAACAATGAATGCATTTGAGATGATCACCCTCTCTCAAGGACTGAATCTATCTGCCCTGTTTGATAGACGTCAG